One segment of Nocardia farcinica DNA contains the following:
- the rpsP gene encoding 30S ribosomal protein S16 encodes MAVRIKLTRLGKIRNPQYRVVVADARTRRDGRAIESIGKYHPKEEPSLIEIDSERVQYWLSVGAQPTEPVQRLLEITGDWQKFKGLPGAEGTLKVKAAKPSKLDLFNAALAAAENEPVAEAVTPKKKAKKDDAAAESTEAEAAE; translated from the coding sequence ATGGCTGTTCGCATCAAGCTCACCCGCCTGGGCAAGATCCGCAACCCGCAGTACCGCGTCGTCGTCGCCGACGCCCGCACCCGCCGTGACGGCCGGGCGATCGAGTCCATCGGCAAGTACCACCCGAAGGAAGAGCCTTCGCTGATCGAGATCGACTCCGAGCGCGTCCAGTACTGGCTGAGCGTCGGCGCGCAGCCGACCGAGCCGGTGCAGCGCCTGCTGGAGATCACCGGTGACTGGCAGAAGTTCAAGGGCCTGCCCGGCGCCGAGGGCACCCTGAAGGTGAAGGCCGCCAAGCCGTCCAAGCTGGACCTGTTCAACGCCGCGCTGGCCGCCGCCGAGAACGAGCCCGTCGCCGAGGCCGTCACCCCGAAGAAGAAGGCCAAGAAGGACGACGCCGCCGCCGAGTCGACCGAGGCCGAGGCCGCCGAGTAA
- a CDS encoding RNA-binding protein — MSAVVADAVEHLVRGIVANPDDVRVELITGRRGRTVEVHVHPDDLGKVIGRGGRTATALRTLVAGIGGRGIRVDVVDTDQ; from the coding sequence ATGAGCGCCGTCGTCGCCGATGCCGTCGAGCACCTCGTGCGCGGCATCGTCGCCAATCCCGATGACGTCCGCGTCGAGCTGATCACCGGCCGTCGCGGACGCACCGTCGAGGTGCACGTGCACCCCGACGACCTGGGCAAGGTGATCGGTCGCGGTGGTCGCACCGCGACCGCGCTGCGCACCCTGGTCGCGGGCATCGGCGGCCGGGGCATCCGGGTCGACGTGGTCGACACCGACCAGTAG
- the rimM gene encoding ribosome maturation factor RimM (Essential for efficient processing of 16S rRNA) has protein sequence MELVVGRVAKSHGVRGELVVEVRTDDPDARFAGGTVLRGRLPRSTEVREFTVESAREHSGRLLVSLAGVDDRSAADALRGTLFVVDSAELPPSDDPDEFYDHELEGLSVRDTAGAVLGTVTEVLHSAAGELLSVRAAEDGREILIPFVTAIVPTVSVAEGYVVIDPPEGLLDPE, from the coding sequence ATGGAACTCGTCGTGGGACGGGTCGCCAAATCGCACGGGGTGCGCGGAGAACTCGTCGTCGAGGTCCGCACCGACGACCCCGACGCGCGCTTCGCCGGGGGCACCGTCCTGCGCGGGCGGCTGCCGCGCTCGACCGAGGTGCGGGAATTCACCGTGGAGTCGGCCCGGGAACACTCGGGCCGGCTTCTGGTGTCCCTGGCCGGGGTCGACGACCGGTCCGCCGCCGACGCGCTGCGCGGCACGTTGTTCGTCGTCGACAGCGCCGAACTGCCGCCCTCGGACGATCCGGACGAGTTCTACGATCACGAACTCGAGGGCCTGAGTGTGCGCGACACGGCCGGTGCCGTGCTCGGTACCGTCACCGAAGTGCTGCATTCGGCCGCCGGTGAACTGCTCTCGGTGCGAGCCGCCGAGGACGGGCGGGAGATCCTGATCCCGTTCGTCACCGCCATCGTGCCGACCGTCTCGGTCGCCGAGGGGTACGTCGTGATCGATCCGCCCGAGGGCCTGCTCGATCCGGAATGA
- the trmD gene encoding tRNA (guanosine(37)-N1)-methyltransferase TrmD: MKLDVVTIFPEYLEPLRTALLGKAIDKGLISVDVHDLRRWTHDVHKSVDDAPYGGGPGMVMKPTVWGDALDAVCPDDALLVVPTPAGVPFTQATAQRWAAERHLVFACGRYEGIDQRVFDDAARRVRVEEVSIGDYVLIGGEAAVLVMVEAVVRLLPGVLGNQQSHEQDSFSDGLLEGPSYTRPVSWRGLEVPPILLSGDHAKVAAWRREQSLARTRERRPDLLPPESSSG; this comes from the coding sequence ATGAAACTCGACGTCGTCACCATCTTCCCCGAATATCTGGAGCCGTTGCGCACGGCGCTGCTGGGCAAGGCCATCGACAAGGGACTGATCTCCGTCGACGTGCACGACCTGCGCCGCTGGACGCACGACGTGCACAAGTCCGTCGACGACGCCCCCTACGGCGGCGGACCCGGCATGGTCATGAAGCCGACCGTGTGGGGCGACGCGCTCGACGCGGTGTGCCCCGACGACGCGCTGCTCGTCGTCCCCACCCCGGCCGGCGTGCCCTTCACCCAGGCCACCGCGCAGCGCTGGGCCGCCGAACGCCACCTGGTGTTCGCGTGCGGTCGCTACGAGGGCATCGACCAGCGTGTCTTCGACGACGCCGCCCGGCGGGTGCGCGTCGAGGAGGTCAGCATCGGCGACTACGTGCTGATCGGCGGCGAGGCGGCGGTGCTGGTGATGGTCGAGGCGGTCGTCCGGCTGCTGCCCGGGGTGCTCGGGAATCAGCAGTCCCACGAACAGGATTCGTTCTCCGACGGCCTGCTCGAGGGGCCCAGCTACACCCGCCCGGTGAGCTGGCGCGGCCTCGAGGTGCCGCCGATCCTGCTCTCCGGTGACCACGCCAAGGTCGCGGCGTGGCGGCGCGAGCAGTCGCTGGCCCGCACCAGGGAACGCCGTCCCGACCTGTTGCCGCCGGAGTCGTCGTCGGGCTGA
- a CDS encoding PQQ-binding-like beta-propeller repeat protein, producing the protein MGGNISMRVLARVVVGVALALTMAACGLGAPDAQGPGGPPDAPVLDLAAIRTLEVGAHREIGVTETGLYTVTEDAVVGFAPDGTRQWTLRKDGARPDTDRVRPVLFQPVLLVGWEGTPGLVAYSTETGEQLWSTAAEEWTQGDTADGTVTFADARTGTQAWSVSLASFGCPPTEDALVPVWIRDVVLIRCHTATGPDGKGADQWVAALDPRDGAVRWQRQLTGGDHVAVESRNTLAVKLSSGETDVLDITTGEPLARRPAAPGSRYRLPRPDGVSLVMDSTTLAENTAMRLEEADGRVRWTAPLDEREEVLPLTAAVSSNVLLATMRKRLGDNAVSLVAYDMGDGTRTLVAGPGPSVRDEQPTLTMALARRDNPTMAPWGLLVPGADGTVAVVPAE; encoded by the coding sequence ATGGGTGGGAACATCAGCATGCGCGTACTGGCGCGGGTCGTCGTCGGTGTCGCACTGGCGCTCACCATGGCCGCGTGCGGTCTCGGCGCGCCGGACGCGCAGGGGCCGGGCGGACCGCCGGACGCGCCGGTCCTGGATCTGGCGGCCATCCGCACCCTCGAGGTCGGCGCCCACCGCGAAATCGGGGTGACCGAGACCGGCCTCTACACCGTGACCGAGGACGCGGTCGTCGGTTTCGCCCCCGACGGCACGCGACAGTGGACCCTGCGCAAGGACGGCGCCCGGCCCGACACCGACCGGGTGCGGCCGGTGTTGTTCCAGCCGGTGCTGCTCGTGGGCTGGGAGGGCACCCCGGGACTGGTCGCGTACTCGACCGAAACCGGCGAGCAACTGTGGAGCACGGCGGCCGAGGAGTGGACCCAGGGCGACACCGCCGACGGAACGGTGACCTTCGCCGACGCCCGCACCGGCACCCAGGCCTGGTCGGTGTCCCTCGCCTCCTTCGGCTGCCCGCCCACCGAGGACGCGCTCGTTCCGGTGTGGATCCGCGACGTGGTGCTGATCCGTTGCCACACGGCGACCGGCCCCGACGGCAAGGGTGCCGACCAGTGGGTCGCAGCGCTGGATCCACGCGACGGGGCGGTGCGCTGGCAGCGGCAGCTCACCGGTGGCGACCACGTCGCCGTCGAGTCGCGCAACACCCTGGCGGTGAAACTGAGCAGCGGGGAGACCGACGTCCTCGACATCACGACCGGCGAACCACTCGCTCGCAGGCCCGCCGCCCCCGGCTCGCGGTACCGGCTCCCCCGTCCGGACGGGGTGTCGCTGGTCATGGACAGCACGACGCTGGCGGAGAACACCGCCATGCGGCTGGAGGAGGCCGACGGCCGGGTGCGGTGGACGGCGCCGCTCGACGAGCGGGAAGAAGTCCTTCCGCTCACCGCCGCGGTGAGCAGTAACGTCCTGCTCGCCACCATGCGGAAACGGCTCGGGGACAACGCGGTCTCGCTGGTCGCCTACGACATGGGCGACGGTACGCGCACGCTGGTCGCCGGTCCGGGGCCGAGTGTGCGCGACGAACAACCGACGCTGACGATGGCACTCGCCCGCCGCGACAACCCCACCATGGCGCCGTGGGGACTCCTGGTGCCGGGTGCGGACGGCACCGTGGCGGTGGTTCCGGCCGAGTGA
- a CDS encoding LuxR C-terminal-related transcriptional regulator yields the protein MTGTSLLRPRDGDALRAEIRWIARETGVPVVFGGEVHEDTLLLSEFFGTKTNGLRGLPVLRSSGLGGRVMDLRRPASVADYRNASTITHHYDEPVSGEGIRSVAAVPVVVGDRSRAVLYAATRGGPVGDRTADLIVRASRRLATEIAIRDEVDRRLRLLEVASPAREAGPELTEELREINAELRGLAGTVRDERTRERLHGVCARLTRMLTGETSPTAPKLSRRELDVLSEVALGCTNQEVAQRLSLGPETVKSYLRNAMTKLDAHSRHEAVVTARRLGLLP from the coding sequence TTGACAGGCACCTCCCTGCTGCGCCCGCGCGACGGTGACGCGCTGCGCGCCGAGATCCGCTGGATCGCCCGAGAGACGGGTGTACCGGTGGTGTTCGGCGGCGAAGTCCACGAAGACACCCTGCTGCTCTCGGAGTTCTTCGGCACCAAGACCAACGGCTTGCGCGGGCTGCCGGTACTGCGCAGTTCAGGACTCGGCGGCCGGGTGATGGACCTGCGCAGGCCCGCCTCGGTCGCGGACTACCGCAACGCCTCCACGATCACCCACCACTACGACGAGCCGGTCTCCGGCGAGGGCATCCGCTCGGTCGCGGCGGTGCCGGTGGTGGTCGGCGACCGGTCGCGGGCGGTGCTCTACGCGGCCACCCGCGGCGGGCCGGTCGGGGACCGCACGGCCGATCTGATCGTGCGGGCGAGCAGGCGCCTGGCCACCGAGATCGCCATCCGCGACGAGGTCGACCGGCGGCTGCGGTTGCTCGAGGTGGCCAGCCCGGCCCGCGAGGCCGGACCGGAGCTGACCGAGGAACTGCGCGAGATCAACGCCGAACTGCGCGGGTTGGCGGGCACGGTGCGCGACGAGCGCACCCGGGAGCGGCTGCACGGCGTGTGCGCCCGGCTGACCAGGATGCTCACCGGCGAGACCTCCCCCACCGCACCCAAACTCTCCCGGCGGGAGCTCGACGTGCTCTCCGAGGTGGCGCTCGGATGCACGAATCAGGAAGTGGCGCAGCGGCTTTCCCTCGGACCCGAGACGGTGAAGAGCTACCTGCGCAACGCCATGACCAAGCTGGACGCGCATTCGAGGCACGAGGCCGTGGTCACCGCCCGTCGGCTGGGTTTGCTGCCGTAA
- a CDS encoding AMP-binding protein, translated as MTIDVDARVREFLDTYDGPDACAAELLCDRHPADAVAFTVIESDLSSTDLTYGELRERSARFAAALAGLGVGPGDRVATLMAKSADLVVALLGIWRRGAVHVPLFTAFAPPAIALRLDASRTVAVIADADQAAKLLPGEDIPAEVPWRLIVAGQVPESLAVREPLRFAELLESYDADDPRGAAVAVGGDGLLVQLFTSGTTGTPKGVPIPVRALASFHAYQEFALDVRPDDVFWNAADPGWAYGLYYAILAPLAAGTRSLLLHAGFSPALTWQVLEKFGVTNFAAAPTVYRALRSDDGPAPAGISLRRASSAGEPLTPEVVAWSARTLGVPVRDHYGQTEHGMVICNAWHDQLNAAAPLGSMGRQLPGWTCAVLSDTADVEAAPGELGRLAIDTTRSPLMWFLGYLDAPERTAQRFTADGRWYLTGDAGSRDADGFFTFSARDDDVIIMAGYRIGPFEVESVLVMHDDVAEAAVVGLPDELRGEVLEAFVVLRSGVDGSAELAAELQQLVKQKFAAHAYPRRVHFVDSLPKTPSGKVQRFVLREQEAKR; from the coding sequence ATGACGATCGACGTGGACGCACGGGTGCGTGAGTTCCTGGACACCTACGACGGACCCGACGCCTGCGCCGCGGAACTGCTGTGCGACCGGCACCCCGCGGACGCGGTCGCCTTCACGGTGATCGAGTCGGATCTGTCCTCGACCGACCTCACCTACGGTGAGCTGCGCGAGCGATCCGCACGGTTCGCCGCGGCGCTCGCCGGTCTCGGCGTCGGCCCGGGCGATCGGGTCGCCACGCTGATGGCCAAGTCCGCGGACCTGGTGGTCGCGCTGCTGGGCATCTGGCGGCGCGGCGCGGTGCATGTGCCGCTGTTCACCGCCTTCGCCCCGCCCGCGATCGCGCTGCGGCTGGACGCGAGCCGCACGGTGGCGGTGATCGCCGACGCCGATCAGGCCGCCAAGCTGCTGCCGGGTGAGGACATCCCGGCCGAGGTCCCGTGGCGGCTGATCGTCGCCGGTCAGGTCCCCGAGTCGCTGGCCGTGCGCGAGCCGCTGCGCTTCGCCGAGCTGCTGGAGTCCTACGACGCCGACGATCCACGTGGCGCGGCCGTCGCGGTCGGCGGTGACGGGCTGCTGGTGCAGCTGTTCACCAGTGGTACCACCGGCACGCCGAAGGGCGTCCCGATTCCGGTGCGCGCGCTGGCCTCGTTCCACGCCTACCAGGAGTTCGCCCTCGACGTGCGCCCGGACGACGTGTTCTGGAACGCCGCCGACCCGGGCTGGGCCTACGGCCTCTACTACGCGATCCTGGCGCCGCTGGCCGCCGGCACCCGCAGCCTGCTGCTGCACGCCGGGTTCTCGCCCGCGCTGACCTGGCAGGTGCTGGAGAAGTTCGGCGTCACCAACTTCGCCGCCGCCCCCACCGTGTACCGGGCGCTGCGCTCCGACGACGGGCCCGCGCCCGCCGGTATCTCGCTGCGCCGGGCGTCCTCGGCGGGCGAACCGCTCACCCCGGAGGTGGTGGCCTGGTCCGCGCGCACCCTCGGGGTGCCGGTGCGCGACCACTACGGGCAGACCGAGCACGGCATGGTCATCTGCAACGCCTGGCACGACCAGCTGAACGCGGCCGCGCCGCTGGGCTCGATGGGCCGCCAGCTGCCGGGCTGGACCTGCGCGGTGCTCTCCGACACCGCCGACGTCGAGGCCGCCCCCGGCGAGCTGGGCAGGCTGGCCATCGACACCACCCGCAGCCCGCTGATGTGGTTCCTCGGCTACCTCGACGCCCCCGAGCGCACCGCGCAACGCTTCACCGCCGACGGCCGCTGGTACCTGACCGGTGACGCCGGCTCCCGCGACGCCGACGGCTTCTTCACCTTCTCGGCCCGCGACGACGACGTCATCATCATGGCCGGGTACCGCATCGGCCCGTTCGAGGTCGAGAGCGTGCTGGTCATGCACGACGACGTCGCCGAGGCCGCCGTGGTCGGCCTGCCCGACGAACTGCGCGGCGAGGTGCTCGAGGCGTTCGTGGTGCTGCGCTCCGGTGTCGACGGCAGCGCGGAGCTCGCCGCGGAGCTGCAGCAGTTGGTGAAGCAGAAGTTCGCGGCGCACGCCTACCCGCGCCGCGTGCATTTCGTGGACAGTCTGCCCAAGACGCCCAGTGGCAAGGTGCAGCGTTTCGTGCTGCGCGAACAGGAGGCCAAGCGATGA
- a CDS encoding AMP-binding protein: protein MTTTTTTTATRALPSYDSGPSPTPLLGDTIGANLDRTAAAHPDREALVDIPSGRRWTYRELVAAVDALAAGLDARGIRKGDRVGIWAPNCAEWFLTQYATAKIGAILVNINPAYRTSELAYVLRQAGVRMLIAAREFKTSDYVAMIDEVRGECPGLEQVLILGDDQWQQVTSTTPDPVRLAELGAELTMDDPINIQYTSGTTGFPKGATLSHHNILNNGFFVGELCGYTEQDRICVPVPFYHCFGMVMGNLAATSHGAAIVIPAPSFDPAATLAAVAAEKCTSLYGVPTMFIAVLAELDTELEKSGAAPDLSTLRTGIMAGSPCPVEVMKRVIDRLGMSEVCICYGMTETSPVSTQTRRDDDIDRRTATVGRVGPHLEVKIVDPATGRTVPRGEPGELCTRGYSVMLGYWDEPEKTAEAIDAARWMHTGDIGVMDEDGYVAVTGRIKDMVIRGGENIYPREIEEFLYTHPDILDAQVIGVPDERYGEELMAWIRMREGAEPLDAAAVREFCTGKLAHFKIPRYVHVVEEFPMTVTGKVRKAEMRELAREMLQSGT, encoded by the coding sequence ATGACGACAACGACAACGACGACGGCGACGAGAGCACTGCCGAGTTACGACTCCGGCCCGTCGCCCACCCCGCTGCTCGGCGACACGATCGGCGCGAACCTCGACCGCACCGCGGCCGCGCATCCGGATCGGGAAGCGCTGGTGGACATTCCGTCGGGCCGCCGCTGGACCTACCGCGAACTCGTCGCGGCGGTCGACGCGCTGGCCGCGGGCCTGGACGCGCGCGGTATCCGCAAGGGTGACCGCGTCGGCATCTGGGCGCCGAACTGTGCCGAGTGGTTCCTCACCCAGTACGCGACCGCGAAGATCGGCGCGATCCTGGTCAACATCAATCCGGCCTATCGCACCAGCGAACTGGCCTATGTGCTGCGCCAGGCGGGCGTGCGCATGCTGATCGCGGCGCGCGAGTTCAAGACCTCCGACTACGTCGCCATGATCGACGAGGTGCGCGGGGAGTGTCCGGGGCTCGAGCAGGTGCTCATCCTCGGCGACGACCAGTGGCAGCAGGTGACGAGCACCACGCCCGACCCGGTCCGGTTGGCCGAGCTCGGCGCCGAGCTCACCATGGACGATCCGATCAACATCCAATACACCTCGGGCACAACGGGTTTCCCCAAGGGTGCCACGCTCAGCCACCACAACATCCTCAACAACGGCTTCTTCGTCGGCGAGCTGTGCGGCTACACCGAGCAGGACCGCATCTGCGTGCCGGTGCCCTTCTACCACTGCTTCGGCATGGTCATGGGCAATCTCGCGGCCACCAGCCACGGCGCGGCGATCGTGATCCCGGCGCCGTCGTTCGATCCGGCCGCCACCCTGGCCGCCGTCGCCGCCGAGAAGTGCACCTCGCTCTACGGGGTGCCGACGATGTTCATCGCCGTGCTCGCCGAACTCGACACCGAGCTGGAGAAGTCCGGCGCCGCACCGGATCTGAGCACCCTGCGCACCGGCATCATGGCAGGCTCACCGTGCCCGGTGGAGGTGATGAAGCGGGTCATCGACCGGCTCGGCATGAGCGAGGTCTGCATCTGCTACGGCATGACCGAGACCAGCCCGGTCTCCACCCAGACCCGCCGCGACGACGACATCGACCGCAGGACCGCCACCGTCGGCCGGGTCGGCCCGCACCTCGAGGTCAAGATCGTCGACCCGGCGACCGGCCGCACCGTGCCGCGCGGCGAGCCCGGCGAGCTGTGCACCCGCGGCTACTCGGTGATGCTCGGCTACTGGGACGAGCCCGAGAAGACCGCCGAGGCCATCGATGCCGCCCGCTGGATGCACACCGGCGACATCGGCGTGATGGACGAGGACGGCTATGTCGCGGTGACCGGCCGCATCAAGGACATGGTGATCCGCGGCGGGGAGAACATCTACCCGCGCGAGATCGAGGAATTCCTCTACACCCATCCCGACATCCTCGACGCCCAGGTCATCGGCGTGCCCGACGAACGCTACGGCGAGGAGCTGATGGCCTGGATCCGGATGCGCGAGGGCGCCGAACCGTTGGACGCGGCGGCCGTGCGGGAATTCTGCACCGGCAAACTCGCGCACTTCAAGATCCCGCGGTACGTGCACGTCGTCGAGGAGTTCCCGATGACGGTCACCGGCAAGGTGCGCAAGGCCGAGATGCGCGAGCTGGCCCGCGAAATGCTGCAGTCCGGCACGTGA